From the Lathyrus oleraceus cultivar Zhongwan6 chromosome 4, CAAS_Psat_ZW6_1.0, whole genome shotgun sequence genome, one window contains:
- the LOC127074663 gene encoding endoglucanase 2 codes for MELKVGDDGNRQHYGSALCWWLTVSVVAILVVGAGVFTILAKFHHHSHSPQLSNINTKYVSSLQLALRFFDVQKSGKVENNRVSWRGDSGLRDGREENLDLSKGLYDAGDLVKFGFPMAFTATVLSWAILEYGHHMDAVKQLDYAMESLKWITDYLVNAHPFADILYIQVGDPEVDHNCWERPENMTEKRPVIQVNSSFPGTEVAAETAAALASASLVFKEINLTYSLILLEHAQQLFTFADTYKVSYSVSVPQVGKYYNSSGYEDELLWAGSWLYHATKDPSYLDYVTEKNENEFGSLGSVSWFSWDDKHAATQVLLSRVNFFGARDIPDVENLDLQKYRETAEILMCKLLPDSPTATTNRTKSGLIWVVPWNSLQHSVASAFLSVLYSDYMLTSQTENLYCSGKMYKPIDLRKFAISQVEYVLGENPMRMSYLVGYGSEYPRYIHHRGSSIPVDAKTGCRDGFKWYDSPEPNPNVAFGALVGGPFFNETYDDFRNNSMQGEPTTYSNALLVGLLSGLVATSSVAWSF; via the exons ATGGAACTAAAGGTTGGTGATGATGGAAACAGACAACACTATGGAAGTGCCTTGTGTTGGTGGTTAACAGTCTCTGTGGTAGCTATCCTCGTAGTTGGTGCTGGTGTTTTTACTATACTTGCCAAGTTTCATCATCATTCTCATTCACCTCAACTCTCCAACATCAATACCAAATATgtctcttctcttcaattagCCCTTCGGTTTTTCGATGTCCAAAAGT CTGGTAAGGTGGAGAATAATAGGGTTTCGTGGAGAGGGGATTCAGGGCTAAGAGATGGGAGAGAAGAGAATTTGGATTTGTCTAAAGGATTATATGATGCTGGTGATCTTGTGAAGTTTGGGTTTCCAATGGCTTTCACTGCTACTGTTTTGTCTTGGGCTATTCTTGAATATGGACATCATATGGATGCAGTGAAGCAGCTAGATTATGCAATGGAATCTCTCAAGTGGATCACTGATTATCTTGTTAATGCTCATCCTTTCGCTGATATCCTTTACATTCAG GTAGGGGATCCTGAGGTGGACCACAATTGCTGGGAAAGGCCTGAAAACATGACTGAGAAAAGACCAGTCATTCAAGTTAACTCATCTTTCCCAGGAACAGAAGTTGCGGCAGAAACAGCAGCTGCACTAGCCTCGGCGTCTCTAGTTTTTAAGGAAATTAATCTCACTTACTCTCTGATTCTCCTTGAACATGCTCAGCAACTGTTTACTTTTGCTGATACATACAAAGTTTCCTACAGTGTCAGTGTTCCTCAAGTTGGGAAATACTATAACTCATCAGGTTATGAGGATGAACTTTTATGGGCAGGTAGCTGGCTTTATCATGCAACAAAGGATCCATCATACTTAGATTACGTGACAGAGAAGAACGAGAATGAATTTGGAAGTTTAGGAAGTGTATCTTGGTTTAGTTGGGATGATAAGCATGCTGCAACTCAG GTTCTTTTGTCTAGAGTAAACTTTTTCGGAGCTAGAGATATACCAGATGTAGAGAACCTTGACCTTCAAAAGTATAGAGAAACCGCTGAAATACTCATGTGCAAGCTTCTACCAGATTCACCAACAGCCACAACCAACAGAACCAAAA GTGGATTGATTTGGGTGGTACCATGGAACTCTCTGCAACATTCAGTGGCGTCTGCATTCTTATCTGTTCTTTATAGCGATTACATGTTGACATCTCAAACTGAAAATCTATATTGTAGCGGGAAAATGTATAAGCCAATAGACCTCCGAAAATTCGCAATTTCTCAG GTAGAGTATGTGTTGGGAGAAAATCCAATGAGGATGAGTTATCTTGtaggatatggaagtgagtatcCTAGATATATACATCATAGAGGATCTTCAATTCCAGTTGATGCTAAAACTGGTTGCAGGGATGGATTCAAGTGGTATGATTCACCCGAGCCTAATCCTAATGTGGCATTTGGAGCTTTGGTAGGGGGTCCCTTTTTCAATGAGACATATGATGATTTTAGGAACAACTCAATGCAGGGTGAGCCAACTACTTATAGTAATGCACTTTTGGTTGGTCTTTTATCTGGCTTGGTTGCCACTTCCTCTGTAGCTTGGTCTTTCTAA